The following are encoded in a window of Thermodesulfobacterium geofontis OPF15 genomic DNA:
- a CDS encoding SPL family radical SAM protein: protein MPYLQPFDPWKSPLCTCPTKYSLNPYTGCGHRCLYCYATSFIKDFYHPRPKKEFLRIIEREIKNIPEGSLISLSNSSDPYQPLEETYKLTRKFLELLLERNYRILIITKSDLVLRDLELLAKLRCAVSLTITSKTLYPKLEPFAPSYEKRLQTIKALSEAKIPVSVRLDPIIPVLNEGEILEILDEIAPYVKHITVSTYKAKPDSLKRLIDAFPEKKSFFEKLYLKEGKRFGNAIYLRDEIRYKLIYPVYQKARRYNLSFATCREGLKDFKNPEKCDGSFLIP from the coding sequence ATGCCCTATCTTCAACCTTTTGATCCTTGGAAATCTCCTCTTTGTACTTGCCCAACTAAATATAGTTTAAATCCCTATACAGGATGTGGTCATCGTTGTCTATATTGTTATGCTACAAGCTTTATAAAAGATTTTTATCATCCAAGACCTAAAAAAGAATTTTTAAGAATTATAGAAAGGGAAATTAAAAATATTCCAGAAGGAAGTCTTATTTCTCTTTCCAATTCTTCAGACCCTTATCAACCCCTTGAAGAAACTTACAAATTGACAAGAAAATTTTTAGAACTTCTTTTAGAGAGAAATTATAGAATCTTAATTATTACTAAATCGGACCTTGTTTTAAGAGATTTGGAGCTTTTAGCTAAACTTAGGTGTGCAGTCAGTTTAACAATTACTTCCAAAACTTTATATCCAAAGCTTGAACCTTTTGCACCAAGCTATGAAAAGCGTTTGCAGACTATTAAAGCCCTTTCTGAAGCTAAAATACCTGTTTCTGTTAGACTTGATCCAATTATTCCTGTGTTAAATGAAGGAGAAATTTTAGAAATCCTTGATGAAATAGCACCTTATGTAAAGCATATAACTGTAAGCACCTATAAAGCAAAACCTGATTCTTTAAAAAGATTGATAGATGCCTTTCCTGAAAAAAAATCCTTTTTTGAGAAACTTTATTTGAAAGAGGGAAAAAGATTTGGAAATGCAATTTACCTTAGAGATGAGATAAGATATAAATTAATTTATCCAGTTTATCAAAAGGCAAGGAGATATAATCTTTCCTTTGCTACTTGTAGAGAGGGATTAAAAGATTTTAAAAATCCAGAAAAATGCGACGGAAGTTTTTTAATTCCTTAA